A window of Burkholderia ubonensis contains these coding sequences:
- a CDS encoding ParA family protein encodes MAFKIAVSNQKGGTGKTTISVNIAAAFEAGGNKVALIDADPQGTSVRWVTSGENTLPMTVLSLAPAGRGIGGEIKKQDAHFDVIVVDCPGNLEDPRIASVLEVADFCLVPLSPSPADLYSTVAMIRMIESMRAVRNPSLSSALMLNSVNGKTKMREEILKILRAEEIGEHLLDSQIAQREVYRQTFALGTTIHHHNRYLKGLKEARAEIEKLVTEMAQYIASTRATGTAHG; translated from the coding sequence ATGGCTTTCAAGATCGCCGTCAGCAATCAAAAGGGTGGTACTGGAAAGACGACCATCTCCGTCAACATCGCCGCCGCCTTCGAGGCGGGTGGAAACAAGGTTGCGCTCATCGACGCCGATCCCCAGGGCACATCCGTCAGATGGGTCACAAGCGGCGAGAACACACTCCCGATGACCGTTCTTTCACTCGCCCCGGCCGGTCGAGGAATCGGTGGAGAGATCAAGAAGCAGGACGCACACTTCGACGTGATTGTTGTCGACTGCCCCGGCAACCTCGAGGATCCGCGCATCGCATCGGTGCTCGAAGTCGCCGACTTCTGCCTCGTGCCGCTGTCGCCGTCGCCCGCGGATCTGTACAGCACTGTCGCCATGATTCGCATGATCGAATCCATGCGAGCGGTACGTAACCCTAGTCTTTCTTCCGCACTGATGCTCAATAGTGTCAATGGAAAAACTAAAATGCGTGAAGAAATTTTAAAAATTCTAAGGGCAGAAGAAATAGGGGAGCATCTGCTGGACAGCCAGATCGCCCAACGCGAGGTCTACCGACAGACCTTCGCGCTCGGCACCACCATCCACCATCACAATCGGTACCTGAAAGGCCTCAAGGAGGCCCGTGCGGAGATCGAGAAACTGGTCACCGAAATGGCCCAATACATCGCGTCGACGCGCGCTACCGGAACCGCTCATGGCTAA
- a CDS encoding ParB/RepB/Spo0J family partition protein, with protein sequence MAKDTSKEKKATGNLHLAAGLLRGLAQENAALETRLPEPSVAPLTAVAAPAVKAAMTLPANAEDLGAPQKVAVKDCIPNPFNPRVFYSESSLHELALTLKREGQIEPIKVTRLPEFPGKLVVIDGQRRLRATSINGDETINATFRSDHTPEQLYTIAYRANHDHERQTIFDDAVAWKRLLDEKVFPDQNTLAEKIGKDKATISKTLSLNALSTTLLERMAAANDVVGLQAAYFLKLIFERLGEPTADRLLTAVMERKKSVRDLENFLRTQGDGNKKTGRTRYSVRHDFALESRAVGQLKTYPDGRLDLQLKGVDTSHQEALADQLKAVIDAYVAELAVAAQK encoded by the coding sequence ATGGCTAAAGACACATCGAAAGAAAAGAAGGCAACGGGCAATCTCCATCTCGCAGCCGGTCTTCTGCGCGGCCTTGCGCAGGAAAACGCGGCACTGGAGACGCGGCTGCCCGAACCGTCCGTCGCGCCGCTGACCGCTGTCGCGGCGCCTGCGGTCAAAGCGGCCATGACGCTGCCCGCCAATGCTGAGGATCTTGGCGCGCCGCAAAAGGTTGCCGTGAAGGACTGCATTCCAAACCCGTTCAATCCGCGGGTGTTCTATTCGGAATCGAGCCTGCACGAGCTCGCGCTGACGTTGAAGCGGGAAGGGCAGATCGAGCCGATCAAGGTGACCCGGCTGCCGGAGTTCCCCGGCAAGCTGGTCGTGATCGACGGGCAGCGCCGGCTGCGCGCCACGAGCATCAACGGCGACGAAACCATCAACGCCACCTTCCGCTCGGATCACACGCCCGAGCAGCTCTACACGATCGCCTATCGCGCGAACCACGATCACGAGCGCCAGACGATCTTCGACGATGCAGTCGCATGGAAGCGCCTCCTCGACGAGAAGGTGTTCCCCGACCAGAACACGCTGGCGGAAAAGATCGGCAAGGACAAGGCGACCATCAGCAAGACGCTGTCGCTCAATGCCCTGTCGACCACGCTTCTCGAGCGGATGGCCGCCGCAAACGATGTGGTCGGCCTGCAGGCCGCCTATTTCCTGAAGCTGATCTTCGAGCGGCTGGGCGAACCGACCGCCGACCGTCTGCTCACCGCCGTCATGGAGCGCAAAAAGTCGGTGCGCGATCTGGAAAACTTCCTGCGTACGCAAGGCGACGGCAACAAGAAGACGGGACGCACGCGCTACAGCGTTCGTCACGATTTCGCACTCGAGTCGCGCGCGGTAGGCCAGTTGAAGACCTACCCCGACGGGCGACTCGACCTACAGCTGAAAGGAGTCGATACGTCGCACCAGGAAGCCCTGGCCGATCAGCTCAAAGCCGTGATCGACGCATACGTGGCCGAATTGGCCGTCGCGGCTCAGAAGTAA
- a CDS encoding replication initiation protein yields the protein MPRKPASKGSDKQVSLFQTPEPPDLLRKAVQAIHIAPKSGKIGLQQRKMFSSLIKNALRQEAFEPGRTSFSISIAALSHESGLNSNNTKYVKDTVNSLISTVVNWDYLAGDRSTVWKASGLLAGAELEQSVLKYSFSDQIRSELLNPEIYALIDMRIAREFRRSHSLALWENTVRYEGIGITAKIPLPKFRDLILGQDKASQSYKEYKLFKSKVLVPCIQEVNEVSDHTLELIEHKSGRSVEAVQFKVTRKQSADTVEDGDVKNEALVEEVAKFGVPRSEARRLISQYGVQRIKAAIAYTLNRTTKKNAAPIDNVGAYFRKALTHGYTLSDGQATETATPAKETAQSKQEQIRDKYLAAKIDEAGAYFRELEIDDQTKLIERYNETVTGSKDLTLSPKKKASKLAQTSFFRWLALDTWGEPTSDDLLEFLLKSSLATN from the coding sequence ATGCCGCGAAAGCCCGCAAGCAAAGGCTCCGACAAACAGGTCTCGCTGTTCCAGACGCCCGAGCCTCCCGACTTGCTGCGCAAGGCGGTTCAAGCGATTCACATCGCACCCAAGTCGGGAAAGATCGGTCTGCAGCAGCGCAAGATGTTCAGTTCGCTGATCAAGAACGCGCTTCGGCAGGAAGCGTTCGAGCCGGGCCGCACGAGCTTTTCGATCTCGATTGCCGCGCTCTCGCACGAAAGCGGACTGAACAGCAACAACACGAAGTACGTGAAGGACACGGTGAACTCGCTCATCAGCACCGTCGTCAACTGGGACTATCTGGCCGGGGACCGCTCGACCGTCTGGAAGGCGTCGGGCCTGCTGGCCGGCGCGGAACTCGAGCAATCGGTGCTGAAGTACAGCTTCTCGGACCAGATTCGCAGCGAACTGCTCAATCCGGAGATCTATGCGCTCATCGATATGCGGATCGCGCGCGAGTTCCGGCGCTCGCATTCGCTCGCGCTGTGGGAAAACACGGTGCGCTACGAAGGAATCGGCATAACCGCGAAGATCCCGTTGCCGAAATTCCGCGACCTCATCCTGGGGCAGGACAAGGCGTCGCAGTCGTACAAGGAATACAAGCTGTTCAAGAGCAAGGTCCTGGTGCCGTGCATTCAGGAGGTCAACGAAGTATCGGACCACACGCTCGAGCTGATCGAGCACAAGTCCGGACGCAGTGTGGAGGCGGTCCAGTTCAAGGTGACGCGCAAGCAGAGCGCGGATACCGTGGAGGACGGCGACGTCAAGAACGAAGCGCTCGTCGAGGAAGTTGCCAAATTCGGCGTCCCGCGCTCGGAGGCTCGTCGGCTGATTTCCCAGTACGGCGTGCAACGCATCAAGGCCGCGATTGCCTACACGCTCAATCGGACTACGAAAAAGAACGCGGCGCCGATCGATAATGTCGGCGCGTATTTCCGCAAGGCGTTGACGCACGGCTACACGTTGTCGGACGGCCAGGCGACGGAGACGGCGACGCCGGCGAAAGAGACGGCGCAGAGCAAGCAGGAGCAGATCCGCGACAAGTATCTCGCGGCCAAGATCGATGAGGCGGGCGCGTACTTCCGCGAGCTGGAAATCGATGACCAGACCAAGCTTATCGAGCGCTACAACGAGACGGTGACCGGTTCGAAGGATCTGACGTTGTCACCGAAGAAGAAGGCGAGCAAGCTTGCGCAAACCAGCTTCTTCAGATGGCTGGCGCTGGATACCTGGGGCGAACCGACTTCGGACGACCTGCTCGAGTTTCTGCTGAAGAGCAGCCTCGCGACGAATTGA